A section of the Mangifera indica cultivar Alphonso chromosome 12, CATAS_Mindica_2.1, whole genome shotgun sequence genome encodes:
- the LOC123192938 gene encoding RING-H2 finger protein ATL74-like, translating into MERLDHPHRLLLDKQSSPSANNGTTRTRNSYPSEANFDTNMVIILAALLCALICALGLNSIVRCALRCSRRFAFETPDETAARLAATGLKKSALRQIPVAVYGTAGIKIKATDCTICLGDFMDGEKIRVLPKCDHGFHVRCIDRWLLAHSSCPTCRQSLLEQTTTATSSDAADVDSETRHHPGNAPGQQGDVSITVDEVG; encoded by the coding sequence ATGGAGAGACTTGATCATCCTCATCGTCTACTTCTCGATAAACAGTCAAGCCCATCAGCAAATAATGGAACTACCAGGACTCGGAATTCTTACCCAAGTGAAGCCAACTTTGACACCAACATGGTGATCATACTGGCGGCTTTGTTATGCGCCTTAATTTGTGCTCTAGGACTGAACTCGATTGTTCGTTGTGCTCTTCGATGTAGCAGAAGGTTTGCTTTCGAGACACCGGACGAAACTGCAGCACGTTTAGCAGCCACAGGGCTTAAAAAGAGTGCATTGCGCCAGATTCCAGTAGCTGTTTATGGCACTGCAGGAATAAAGATTAAGGCTACAGATTGTACAATTTGTCTTGGAGACTTTATGGACGGTGAAAAAATCAGAGTTTTGCCTAAATGTGACCATGGTTTTCATGTAAGGTGTATTGATAGATGGTTGTTGGCTCACTCTTCTTGCCCAACTTGTAGACAGTCATTGCTGGAGCAAACAACAACAGCAACAAGTTCTGATGCAGCTGATGTGGATTCTGAAACCAGGCATCATCCTGGAAATGCACCAGGGCAACAAGGTGATGTTTCTATAACTGTTGATGAGGTGGGTTAG
- the LOC123230345 gene encoding bZIP transcription factor 18, producing the protein MENQDPSNTPPRGPYHRRAQSEVQYRLPEDLDLVSDPLFDGLGGSEDDLFCSYMDIEKLGSIPTTQDNPPKPDAANANVPSKPRHRYSNSVDGSTSSSSIMESIEAKKAMDPDKLAELWTVDPKRAKRILANRQSAARSKERKARYITELERKVQTLQTEATTLSAQLTLFQRDTTDLSTENTELKLRLQAMEQQAQLRDALNEALKKEVERLKIATGEIMTPTDTYNLGMQHIPYSQSLFYQHPSQSGPGDSQNMQMPQLHPFHANTSGPLQPMLATAQSRAFSDMLQQDPLGRLQGLDINSRSSHLVKSEGPSISASESSSTF; encoded by the exons ATGGAGAACCAAGATCCGTCAAACACTCCTCCACGTGGTCCCTACCACCGCCGAGCACAATCCGAAGTCCAGTACCGGTTACCCGAGGACCTGGATCTGGTATCGGATCCATTGTTCGATGGTCTTGGAGGATCAGAGGACGATTTGTTTTGCAGTTACATGGACATTGAAAAACTTGGCTCCATTCCCACCACCCAAGACAACCCGCCCAAACCCGATGCCGCCAATGCCAATGTCCCATCCAAGCCACGCCATCGTTACAGTAATTCAGTTGATGGTTCCACTTCGTCTTCCTCAATTATGGAGTCTATTGAAGCTAAGAAAGCTATGGATCCTGATAAGTTAGCCGAGCTGTGGACCGTGGATCCAAAACGAGCTAAAAG GATTCTTGCGAATCGGCAGTCTGCTGCTCGTTCAAAAGAGAGGAAAGCACGCTATATAACTGAACTTGAGAGAAAGGTCCAGACACTTCAAACAGAAGCCACTACCCTATCTGCACAACTCACACTATTCCAG AGAGACACAACAGATTTGTCTACTGAGAACACAGAGCTTAAACTTCGGTTACAGGCTATGGAACAACAGGCTCAGTTACGTGATG CTCTGAATGAAGCACTAAAGAAGGAAGTAGAGAGGCTGAAGATTGCAACTGGAGAAATAATGACCCCCACAGATACCTACAACTTAGGCATGCAACACATTCCATATAGTCAATCATTGTTTTACCAACACCCATCACAATCTGGGCCAGGAGACTCTcagaacatgcaaatgccacAATTACATCCATTTCACGCTAACACATCAGGGCCCCTTCAGCCTATGCTAGCCACAGCCCAGTCACGTGCCTTCTCAGATATGCTGCAGCAGGATCCCCTTGGCAGATTGCAGGGGCTGGATATCAATAGCAGAAGTTCTCATCTAGTTAAGTCTGAAGGCCCCTCAATTTCTGCCAGTGAAAGCAGCAGCACATTCTGA